A window of Trichoderma atroviride chromosome 3, complete sequence contains these coding sequences:
- a CDS encoding uncharacterized protein (SECRETED:SignalP(1-19)) translates to MIRWISSTALLTVPVSVCAHQFAAYGGNQIPFWAHTDAAVDEIDLSTYDFSGIGTYAHVPYENCFVDDGSSKPFDIAILGAPFDTAVTARPGARYGPNAIRAASQRKAYGYSIYTGRDPVHDWARIVDCFDAPLTWLDNRAALKTLDQAHRVISGRPTAHPDESTVPRIITLGGDHTTTLSALRSTHKRWGPVSVIHFDSHIDTWDPAVLGGGISDYAGLNHGTFLHIAHEEGLILNSSIHAGIRAPLTRRKADIRNDIRCGFEIITARDIDTNGTRAIIDRIRERVGDTNTYISVDIDVLDLAFAPATGTPEPGGWSTRELLTVLAGLEGLNIIGGDVVEVAPAYDDNGEITAIAAVEVTHAILELLIAKAVKAPDDA, encoded by the exons ATGATTCGCTGGATCTCGTCTACGGCGCTGCTTACAGTTCCTGTGAGCGTCTGCGCGCACCAATTCGCCGCGTATGGCGGTAACCAGATCCCCTTTTGGGCTCATACCGACGCTGCCGTTGACGAGATTGACTTGTCGACATACGATTTCTCGGGCATTGGCACCTACGCACATGTTCCTTATGAAAACTGCTTTGTTGATGACGGCTCTTCGAAACCCTTTGACATTGCAATTTTGGGTGCTCCATTCGATACT GCCGTTACTGCGAGGCCGGGTGCGAGGTATGGACCTAATGCTATAAGGGCAGCCTCACAACGGAAGGCATATGGATATAGCATCTACACGG GTCGCGATCCCGTCCATGACTGGGCTCGGATTGTTGACTGCTTTGATGCCCCCTTAACGTGGCTTGACAACCGCGCAGCACTCAAGACGCTTGATCAGGCTCACAGGGTCATCTCTGGGCGACCAACAGCTCACCCCGATGAATCAACTGTTCCAAGAATTATAACCTTGGGAGGAGATCACACAACGACTCTTTCGGCGTTGCGTTCCACACATAAGCGATGGGGACCGGTTTCCGTGATTCATTTTGACAGCCATATTG ATACATGGGATCCAGCGGTTCTAG GCGGTGGCATATCGGATTATGC AGGTCTGAACCATGGCACATTTCTACACATTGCTCATGAAGAA GGACTCATTCTCAATTCCTCAATCCATGCTGGTATTCGTGCTCCTTTGACCCGTCGGAAAGCGGATATCCGAAACGATATCCGATGTGGATTCGAAATCATTACAGCAAGGGATATCGACACCAACGGAACGCGAGCCATCATTGATAGAATCCGCGAACGAGTTGGTGAtactaatacttatattagCGTTGACATTGATGTATTAGACTTGGCATTTGCGCCTG CTACTGGTACTCCAGAGCCGGGTGGCTGGAGCACTCGCGAGCTGCTCACCGTTCTAGCCGGACTGGAAGGCTTGAACATCATTGGGGGCGATGTGGTGGAGGTAGCACCAGCATATGACGACAACGGCGAGATTACTGCAATTGCGGCTGTTGAAGTAACTCATGCTATTCTCGAGCTGCTGATTGCAAAGGCGGTCAAGGCACCCGATGACGCATAA
- a CDS encoding uncharacterized protein (TransMembrane:3 (i7-30o55-78i112-134o)~BUSCO:EOG092D4J1H), which translates to MMSGEAWLFLLSVLINAVNLFLQVFFTIMYSDLECDYINPIDLCNRLNAYILPEAAVHGFLTFLFLINGYWVALILNLPLLGYNIKKIVDNTHLLDATEIFRKLNVHKKESFIKLAFHLIMFFFYLYSMIVALIRDESS; encoded by the exons ATGATGTCTGGAGAAGCGTGGCTGTTCCTTTTGTCGGTGTTGATCAACGCCGTCAACCTGTTCCTGCAGGTGTTCTTCACCATCATGTACAGTGATTTGGAATG CGACTACATCAACCCCATCGACCTCTGCAACCGCCTCAACGCCTACATCCTGCCCGAAGCTGCCGTCCATGGCTTCCTgacctttttgttcttgatCAACGGATACTGGGTTGCCCTTATTCTCAACCTGCCCTTGCTTGGATACAACATTAAGAA AATTGTTGACAACACCCACTTGCTTGATGCCACCGAGATTTTCCGAAAGCTTAATGTCCACAAGAAG GAGTCATTCATCAAGCTGGCCTTCCACTTGATCATGTTCTTCTTCTACCTCTACAGCATGATTGTTGCTCTCATCCGCGATGAGTCCTCGTAA
- a CDS encoding uncharacterized protein (EggNog:ENOG41), giving the protein MSLERYIAYFQRQIHHFIMVRGVNHYRSFRESRICYADLGASGQPANRLEQLLPPLQFNQNGEVILIPGEIFCRYRDDNNRLCQFRLQQHKMAGGIRKHYIIYHLLPVERRSKSHERKHFTEQARRWYDEVVRGNFPLWVPRDADDTPIKNISLPLSLNDEANEEQ; this is encoded by the exons ATGTCTCTGGAAAGGTATATCGCTTATTTTCAGAGACAAATCCATCACTTCATCATGGTCAGAGGAGTCAATCATTACCGCTCCTTTCGCGAAAGCCGCATATGCTACGCGGATCTGGGAGCATCTGGCCAGCCTGCAAATCGACTTGAGCAACTTTTGCCCCCTCTTCAATTCAACCAA AACGGCGAAGTGATCCTCATACCTGGAGAGATCTTCTGTCGATACCGGGATGACAACAACCGCCTTTGTCAGTTT AGGTTGCAACAACACAAAATGGCGGGCGGCATAAGAAAGCATTATATAATTTATCATCTCCTACCAGTCGAGAGAAGATCAAAAAGCCATGAGCGCAAGCACTTCACAGAGCAGGCCAGGC GATGGTATGACGAAGTGGTCAGAGGCAATTTCCCGCTCTGGGTCCCTCGCGATGCAGACGACACACCCATTAAGAACATCTCTTTGCCCTTGTCTCTGAATGACGAAGCCAATGAGGAGCAATAA
- a CDS encoding uncharacterized protein (BUSCO:EOG092D1ZGV) → MADFGEYPPNMAPQDALVVRQQAEPDHAVVPYTAEDLSRPKAGPANPYKDATTTLKRKNILTGHAEETFVSEHTFRSKHRAIERKGGPGRQYQSGADIKAEAANLRAGREKKGDATIAEGAGAYVGPWAKFKKQEYEVVGEDEELASDEEYDEIDEDEVIESGTVLQAPAGALTRRKEVEALGDETTTFHGSEEYDYQGRTYMHVPQDLDVDLRKEPGSTTNFIPKKQVHGWKDHHGAVNALRFFPSSGHLLLSAGADTTVKIRDVYHDRELLRTYSGHSKSVSDICFNNSGTQFLSASYDRMIKLWDTEKGVCINKFTTGKTPHVIRFNPDPEHSNEFLAGMSDKKIVQFDIRTPNEVVQEYDHHLAAINTIVFVDNNRRFMTTSDDKSLRAWDYNIPVPIKYIAEPDMYPMTRAALHPSGKYVAYQSSDNQIVVYGANDKFRQNRKKSYRGHNNAGLGIDLDCSPDGQFLASGDQAGYVCFWDWKTCKMYHKLKAGNQAVTCVQWHPQETSKVATAGLDGDIRYWD, encoded by the coding sequence ATGGCGGATTTTGGAGAGTACCCGCCGAATATGGCGCCCCAGGATGCCCTCGTGGTGCGCCAACAAGCAGAGCCCGACCATGCAGTCGTTCCTTACACTGCGGAAGATCTTTCGCGGCCAAAAGCCGGCCCAGCAAATCCGTACAAGGATGCAACGACCACACTGAAACGCAAAAATATTCTCACTGGCCATGCTGAGGAGACATTTGTGAGCGAACATACCTTCCGGAGCAAACACAGGGCTATCGAGAGGAAAGGCGGGCCTGGGCGACAGTATCAAAGCGGCGCAGACATCAAGGCCGAGGCGGCGAATCTACGGGCTGgtcgagagaagaaaggcgACGCAACCATCGCCGAGGGCGCAGGAGCGTATGTTGGACCTTGGGCCAAGTTCAAAAAGCAAGAATACGAGGTCGttggcgaggatgaagagctggcAAGCGACGAAGAATATGATGAGatcgacgaggacgaagtcATTGAGAGTGGAACTGTCCTACAGGCGCCTGCTGGTGCCCTTACTCGACGCAAGGAAGTCGAGGCATTGGGAGACGAGACGACGACGTTCCACGGCTCCGAAGAGTACGACTACCAGGGCCGAACATATATGCATGTGCCGCAGGATTTGGACGTCGACTTGCGCAAGGAGCCTGGAAGCACCACCAACTTTATCCCGAAGAAGCAGGTTCACGGCTGGAAGGACCACCACGGAGCTGTCAATGCGCTGCGGTTCTTCCCCAGCTCAGGACATTTGCTTCTATCAGCCGGTGCGGACACCACAGTCAAGATTCGCGATGTGTATCACGACAGGGAACTGCTGCGGACGTACTCGGGCCACTCCAAGTCGGTGTCGGATATTTGCTTCAACAACTCGGGAACACAGTTTTTGTCTGCTTCGTATGATCGCATGATTAAGCTCTGGGACACGGAGAAGGGCGTTTGTATCAACAAGTTTACGACTGGCAAAACGCCACATGTTATTAGATTCAACCCTGATCCGGAGCACTCGAATGAGTTCCTTGCTGGCATGTCAGACAAGAAAATTGTTCAGTTCGATATACGTACGCCGAACGAAGTGGTTCAGGAGTATGACCACCACTTGgctgccatcaacaccattgTGTTTGTCGATAACAACCGTCGCTTCATGACGACATCCGACGACAAGTCGCTCCGCGCATGGGACTACAATATCCCCGTGCCGATCAAGTACATCGCCGAGCCAGACATGTACCCCATGACGAGAGCAGCACTGCACCCATCCGGTAAATACGTCGCCTATCAAAGCTCAGATAACCAAATCGTCGTCTACGGAGCCAACGACAAGTTCCGCCagaacaggaagaagagctacCGGGGCCACAACAACGCTGGTCTGGGTATCGATCTGGACTGCAGTCCCGACGGCCAGTTCCTGGCTTCCGGTGATCAGGCCGGCTACGTCTGCTTCTGGGACTGGAAGACGTGCAAGATGTATCATAAGCTGAAGGCGGGCAACCAGGCGGTGACGTGTGTGCAGTGGCATCCTCAGGAAACGAGCAAGGTTGCTACTGCTGGGTTGGATGGAGATATCAGATACTGGGATTAA